Proteins found in one Pararge aegeria chromosome 12, ilParAegt1.1, whole genome shotgun sequence genomic segment:
- the LOC120628010 gene encoding polymerase delta-interacting protein 2 isoform X1 yields the protein MDLILRFLPTNPLRLTASRILLTHVANYTRLAEVGKLEAPKTTGKYETGQLILHKVFGYRGVILFPWLARVYDRDATNKKETMESAETTDANRDSLSNVGKEVKGRTHTFYQVLIDTRDAPYITVQTHIDMRPEWKKKRAQTEAVTFLGNQESSRSLYAIPGLDYVAHDDIIPYASVERVPLQHELFDKFLMHNPDKDPPFIAQETLRAWQKKNHPWLELSDVHRETTEGVRVTVIPFYMGSRESQNSAVYWWRYCIRLENMGSQAVQLRERHWRIFSLSGTLETVRGRGVVGQEPLLARHSPAFQYSSHVSLQAPSGHMWGTFRMEREDGYTFDCRIPPFSLESKPDEGTPVAPTTAA from the exons atggatcttatcttAAGATTTTTACCGACAAATCCCTTAAGATTAACAGCTTCAAGAATATTATTAACTCATGTAGCCAATTATACACG ACTAGCTGAGGTTGGTAAATTAGAAGCACCTAAAACGACAGGCAAGTACGAAACCGGACAACTAATTTTGCATAAGGTATTCGGTTATCGTGGTGTGATACTTTTCCCATGGTTAGCAAGAGTATATGACAGAGATGCCACCAATAAAAAGGAGACTATGGAATCAGCGGAAACCACCGATGCAAATAGAGATTCTTTGTCAAATGTTGGCAAAGAAGTCAAAGGAAGGACGCATACATTTTACCAAGTTTTGATAGATACAAGAGATGCACCTTATATA actgTGCAAACACACATCGATATGAGACCTGAATGGAAAAAGAag CGCGCGCAAACCGAAGCTGTCACATTTCTCGGCAACCAAGAGTCTAGTCGCAGTTTGTATGCCATACCTGGCTTAGACTATGTGGCTCATGATGACATCATACCTTACGCGTCCGTAGAGCGTGTTCCACTGCAGCACGAGTTATTTGATAAATTCCTAATGCACAACCCTGATAAAG ATCCACCGTTTATAGCACAAGAAACCCTACGAGCATGGCAGAAAAAAAACCATCCTTGGCTAGAGCTAAGCGACGTTCACCGCGAGACCACCGAAGGGGTACGCGTCACAGTTATACCATTTTACATGGGCAGTAGAGAGTCCCAAAACTCTGCTGTTTACtgg TGGCGGTACTGCATCCGTTTAGAGAACATGGGTTCGCAAGCTGTTCAGTTGCGAGAGCGGCACTGGCGGATTTTCTCCCTCAGTGGCACGTTAGAGACAGTCCGTGGTCGGGGGGTGGTTGGACAGGAGCCGCTGCTGGCAAGGCACTCTCCCGCCTTCCAGTACAGTAGTCACGTGAGCCTGCAGGCGCCCAGCGGACACATGTG GGGAACTTTTAGAATGGAGCGCGAAGATGGATACACTTTCGACTGTCGCATACCGCCTTTCTCCCTCGAGAGCAAACCCGACGAAGGCACGCCCGTCGCTCCCACCACCGCCGCGTGA
- the LOC120628092 gene encoding short-chain specific acyl-CoA dehydrogenase, mitochondrial, which translates to MLSILCRRANKFATTSRHARCIASLSALPETYQMLYKTCRDFAEHELKPNAANFDRNHLYPGDAIKKMGELGLMAIATSEELGGTGLDYLAYAIALEEISRGCASAGVIMSVNNSLYLGPVNHWGNEKQKKEFVTPFCTGDQVGCFALSEPGNGSDAGAASTTAKINGDKWVLNGTKCWITNGYESKASVVFATTDKNLKHKGISAFIVPKPISGLELGKKEDKLGIRASSTCSLIFEDCEIPKENILGEPGLGFKIAMMTLDAGRIGIASQALGIAQASLDVAVEYASKRMAFGKPIMKLQAIQNKLADMAVQLESARLLTWRAAWLKDNKKPFTKEAAMAKLAASEAATFLSHQCIQILGGMGYVSDMPAERHYRDARITEIYEGTSEIQRLVIAGQLIKEYGV; encoded by the exons atgttaagcATACTGTGTAGAAGAGCAAATAAATTTG CTACAACAAGTCGACATGCACGGTGCATAGCCTCCCTTTCGGCCCTTCCTGAAACCTACCAGATGTTGTATAAGACCTGTAGAGATTTCGCAGAGCATGAACTTAAGCCAAATGCTGCGAATTTTGACCGAAATCACTTATACCCAGGAGATGCAATTAAGAAAATGGGTGAACTTGGCCTAATGGCTATTGCTACTTCTGAAGAATTAGGAGGGACAGGGCTCGATTATCTAGCTTACGCCATAGCTTTAGAGGAAATATCTAGAGGCTGTGCATCTGCTGGGGTAATCATGTCAGTTAATAATTCTCTTTACTTGGGACCTGTTAATCACTGGGGtaatgaaaaacaaaagaaggAATTTGTTACACCTTTTTGTACTG GAGACCAAGTTGGATGTTTTGCACTGTCTGAGCCTGGTAATGGATCAGATGCTGGTGCTGCATCTACAACAGCTAAGATTAATGGAGACAAATGGGTTCTAAATGGAACCAAGTGTTGGATTACTAATGGCTATGAGAGCAAAGCATCTGTGGTGTTTGCCACTACAGATAAAAATCTTAAACATAAGGGCATCTCTGCATTCATTGTACCTAAACCTATAAGTGGGTTGGAGTTGGGTAAGAAAGAAGATAAATTAGGTATTCGAGCATCATCTACTTGTTCCCTCATATTTGAAGACTGTGAGATACCTAAAGAGAATATACTGGGTGAGCCTGGCTTAGGATTCAAAATTGCTATGATGACATTAGACGCAGGTAGAATTGGTATTGCATCACAAGCATTAGGTATAGCacag GCATCATTAGATGTGGCTGTAGAGTATGCATCTAAAAGGATGGCATTTGGCAAACCTATCATGAAGTTACAAGCAATACAGAACAAGTTGGCAGATATGGCAGTGCAGCTGGAGTCAGCTAGACTTCTCACATGGCGTGCAGCATGGCTTAAAGACAACAAAAAACCTTTTACTAAAGAGGCAGCTATGGCTAAACTAGCAGCATCGGAAGCGGCAACCTTTTTATCTCACCAATGTATACAG ATACTTGGAGGTATGGGTTATGTATCAGACATGCCTGCAGAACGGCACTATCGCGATGCAAGAATTACAGAGATTTATGAAGGCACTTCAGAAATACAAAGATTAGTAATTGCTGGACAACTCATCAAAGAATATGGTgtataa
- the LOC120628010 gene encoding polymerase delta-interacting protein 2 isoform X2, with protein MDLILRFLPTNPLRLTASRILLTHVANYTRLAEVGKLEAPKTTGKYETGQLILHKVFGYRGVILFPWLARVYDRDATNKKETMESAETTDANRDSLSNVGKEVKGRTHTFYQVLIDTRDAPYIRAQTEAVTFLGNQESSRSLYAIPGLDYVAHDDIIPYASVERVPLQHELFDKFLMHNPDKDPPFIAQETLRAWQKKNHPWLELSDVHRETTEGVRVTVIPFYMGSRESQNSAVYWWRYCIRLENMGSQAVQLRERHWRIFSLSGTLETVRGRGVVGQEPLLARHSPAFQYSSHVSLQAPSGHMWGTFRMEREDGYTFDCRIPPFSLESKPDEGTPVAPTTAA; from the exons atggatcttatcttAAGATTTTTACCGACAAATCCCTTAAGATTAACAGCTTCAAGAATATTATTAACTCATGTAGCCAATTATACACG ACTAGCTGAGGTTGGTAAATTAGAAGCACCTAAAACGACAGGCAAGTACGAAACCGGACAACTAATTTTGCATAAGGTATTCGGTTATCGTGGTGTGATACTTTTCCCATGGTTAGCAAGAGTATATGACAGAGATGCCACCAATAAAAAGGAGACTATGGAATCAGCGGAAACCACCGATGCAAATAGAGATTCTTTGTCAAATGTTGGCAAAGAAGTCAAAGGAAGGACGCATACATTTTACCAAGTTTTGATAGATACAAGAGATGCACCTTATATA CGCGCGCAAACCGAAGCTGTCACATTTCTCGGCAACCAAGAGTCTAGTCGCAGTTTGTATGCCATACCTGGCTTAGACTATGTGGCTCATGATGACATCATACCTTACGCGTCCGTAGAGCGTGTTCCACTGCAGCACGAGTTATTTGATAAATTCCTAATGCACAACCCTGATAAAG ATCCACCGTTTATAGCACAAGAAACCCTACGAGCATGGCAGAAAAAAAACCATCCTTGGCTAGAGCTAAGCGACGTTCACCGCGAGACCACCGAAGGGGTACGCGTCACAGTTATACCATTTTACATGGGCAGTAGAGAGTCCCAAAACTCTGCTGTTTACtgg TGGCGGTACTGCATCCGTTTAGAGAACATGGGTTCGCAAGCTGTTCAGTTGCGAGAGCGGCACTGGCGGATTTTCTCCCTCAGTGGCACGTTAGAGACAGTCCGTGGTCGGGGGGTGGTTGGACAGGAGCCGCTGCTGGCAAGGCACTCTCCCGCCTTCCAGTACAGTAGTCACGTGAGCCTGCAGGCGCCCAGCGGACACATGTG GGGAACTTTTAGAATGGAGCGCGAAGATGGATACACTTTCGACTGTCGCATACCGCCTTTCTCCCTCGAGAGCAAACCCGACGAAGGCACGCCCGTCGCTCCCACCACCGCCGCGTGA